The genomic region aattactACTGATACCGTTGCTATTGTTATCTATAAAAGTGACCCACCCATCTTATGTGAACAAAcatatttaatgatttttaaagtctgtATCAGAAGTGGTACACAAAAAACCCCCTACATTCAATGTTAAAATGGAAAGCTGTCATCCAAATGGAGACCAATTCACTTGATCCCGTTTAGAAGAATACAAAAGGAGGGCAAGCATCTTGTTTTTTGTCCATTTCATGTAAGCTGTTGATAATGTGTACAGGAGGAACCTGCAAGCCATGAAAACAaactgctctgagctgcttcaTAGCAGAAATTTTGACAAGTCCTTTGTCACTTACAAAGGACAGAAACTGACCTTCACACCTCAGCAGCACAGTCAGATGCCATGAGGTAGGCAGCGTAACTATTTCCAAATACTTACTCAAGCTAAAGAAGTAAGTATGAGGATGAGTAAAGCTACCACTATAATAACACAACTGCCTCCCAAGTATGTGCTGGAACCCAGGAATTAAACAGGACTTTTCAGAGCTCCAGGCCACTTTGTTCTGTTTGTACAgcacatacagacacacaaactAATTCAGCCACCTTCTCTAGCCTTTTAGGAATGTTATcatcaaagaaacaaaactgagaatGACTGCTGGCTACCTAGCTTTCTATACATTGTAGCCACCACAGTTAAAATTAATTGGTTTTCATATCTACTTTACACACACATATTTTCCATAAGTCAACTAAACCAATAGCTTGGCTGTGTTAGACCATAAGAAAATCCCTCACAATAAAAAGCAAGTCTAAACTCCACTACTCAAGCAGCTGCTCTTGAGTCAAACTAATTAAGAGATTCCCTTCCATCAACTTGGAGAAATCCACTTTGTTATGAAAATATATCTTTGTAAGGCCCAGCTATGACCATACTGAACAACACTTTTCATAAAGACAGAATAAGAATTCCTGCTCAGCTGCATAGCTGATCTACTGCCAGATCCTTGGCACTAAGTCCTTAGCTTTGCAGAGCATATACAATTTGAAATAGAAGAAAGCTATTACAGCATAAAAAGGCAAAGTTTACTTACTACTTTTCATAACTTGTTTTCACTtggtaaaacaaaaataaaactagcACCTAAAAGAACTAAGGTGAAAGACATTTTTACTGCCAGGAATACACATCCTTTATTCTGAAATTTGTGGTGTACTTCTCCATTGCCTCACAGATCCTGAGGAGACCAAAACTACCTCTCTTTGGCACTTTGCTGACTCCTTCCACAACCTGTCACTCACAGTCCTCTCGTTAATTCCATCTCTACAGTGCTTCTGAAACTACACTTGAGGTTCCCATTCAGCCCCACGAGGCCAAATGCCAAAAAGCACTTCCTCGGTAAGAACGTGACAAGAAGTGCTGACTGCAACTGAAATTTGTTTTATCTGAAAGCacaatgttaaaaaaaggaaaagaaaaaaaattatctacataactaatattatttattatctaCCAAATTCCCCAGGGAAAAAACCTATGAGGCACATTATATTTTGACAAATCAAATGACCTTGCAACGTTTTCAAAGAGCTATCTACTTTGAAAATCATTTAGCTTTCATGCTGTAACTGTTAGTACTCATCACTAACACAGAACCACTTCCTTACATCTCAGAAATGGCAAAACTAACAACGGATCTAAGGACTTGCAATGCTATAAAGGGACACACCTTTCCCTGGAATAAAAATCTCTGCATAATTTTGCATGCactgttttattatttaacaCAGTTTACTTACCATACAATGAGCTCAGAAAAGTGTCATCAATTGCATTTATGAGGAAAGCCTTTATGATTCTTTGGAAGTGTATATAATGATCACAGCGAGATACTGGGAAGAAAGCAATATAAACACAATTTatcaacaacagcaaaacaaaaaagaaaaaaagaggtaagCAATGTTAAAGTCCTGTAACaagaattcttttttccattactGTAACTTTAGAATTTTCAAGTCATTTGaacatggatttaaaaataacccaCATCGTTAAAACCTTGCCTTTCAACAGTGCTTCTCATCCCAATGATTTAATGGATTTTAGCATCCTAAATCCACATGTCCTTTCAGCAAGAAGATTCCACAGTAAGAGCTACAAACACTAGAAGATAATAATTCACTCTATGAGTAACAGGTAAAAATGCAAACCAGAGAAGGACAGGCGTATGGtgtggctgtttggttttttcccttttttcctaaatttctttcaaatagaCACAATTCTGCTCATCTCTTTACTGGGCAAGAAATACACACATGATTGTGACCATCCCCAACTGACTGCTCAGTCAGCACATCTCTGCTTCTGAACAACAAAATATGTGAATGCACTAGCACAAAATTCTGGTTCAGATCTCTCTGCTCCATTCGGAGGCCAATTTTCATAAAAGACCAATTTGAGAagttttctccctctgcttctctgttcAGGTGAAATTCACCAATGAATTCAGAGACTGCTACAGACCTGTGCTCCCAAGTCTCAGCACCATGgaataaaagcacatttttaaaaaacagcccCAAGCCACACAAAACCACAAGCTCATGGTAAGAACTTCACACTGCTCTCAAGAATTTGGTCTGAATTAACAGAGCTGCTCTTTTGTATATAACACAAGATGGAGGATGATGTTCCTAGGACCCCACAGTAATGGCTGCATCGTAGGTAGCCAGATTCATCCTAAATAACAGGATAGGATCTGTCTCCCTCCCGCCCACTCCCAGTTGTACCCTCCCTTTAATAAGGTAAAGAAAGACTGGAAAAGTTTATTGTGGAAATTAGAGTACTGCCACAATAAACAGAAGCCTTCTAGGAACCTGCTTTTAAGCTATCACATCCTATAACACAGTATTTGCATTTATAGTCCATTAATATCTACTACAGCACCCAAGTTATCACAACCAAATTATATATACAGAATTGCCACTAATTTTGATCTTACATTGTGGGATGTAGTATGCCAGGAACTCGCTATCTGATGTATGCAGTTCCTTCTGATGTGGCTGGTTTTCACTCCGTACATGCTCTGTgtcattttcctcttcatctACTATAAAATCCTTCATGCTGTCACCATCAGTTTCACTACCTTCTGGTGGTGTCAGGGACAAGCGACAGAGCGATTCCTCATCTGTTTCTGCTTCACCATCAGAATCCtaattaagttttaaaacagaagtattttcagCATTTGCACTGATGTTCAGTATTTGCACTTATCTGGTATACATATACTGGACAAGATTTTTAACCTTCTAATAGTATCATTTGTTCAACTAACAGGAAATAATGCATTTCAAAAAAATGGATCATTCTGTAGTACATGACAATGACTTCCAGCTTTAGATCAATCAATTCCATGTATCTCTTTTCATTCTATTTGTAGGAAATATGCCAACATGAGCACTATGTTACTTCAGCAGTTACTTTTGCTTcttgataaaaataattgataGCCTTTGTATCCCtttcttataaaataaaaagaatgataTAGTTATTCCCTTCTGTGTAGACTGTGTAGATACCTGCATTCTAATCTGTTTAGTTAACAGAAtgactgaaaaagcaaatgaaagccTTAAATCCTCAGGGATTAAAATTAAACTCCAGATAAAGGTTTTCAGTAGTTCATATTGTTACAAAGTTGATCTGGCAACTGTTAAAATGTGACAGTACTAACTTTTCATtaataaaacccaaagaaaataaaatccaactGACTAAATTCACCATTCCCTATATTCAGTGTTTTCTCTGATTGAATTTCAAAGATAAAATCCAGACCTCATTTTCACTGCTGCAGGATCTCCCAGTCGCTCTTTGTCTTGCAAGTTCTTTCAATTTTGCAAACACTTTCTGTTTCCCATtagtaaaaacattttctgtaggGCAAGTTTTATCTTGCTGCTGTTCTTCAGAACCCTCATCTTCATCCATTATACAGTGGCGTTTGGCAAAAACTTTTCTAACAAGTATATCACTGTCTTCACTTTCATCACTGTCATACAAGACTGAGGTGTTCGACCTCTTCCGCTTCCCAGGCACAATGCACTCATCCTCACCATCTTCTGTTACTTCACCACtctggggtttctttttctgatcCAAAAGGACGTTCctcacagcagctccatcttTTTCATCTACTTCGTCGTCTGATGTGGTAGGCTCTTCCTCCTCTGATGCACATGAGGATTCATCATTGCTGTCAAGCAGAATGAGCTCCCTCTTAGTGCGTCTCCAATCAACTCGGGATTTGGATGACAGTCTTGTTCCTGCTGTCTTATTTCTTGTTTCATATCTCCTGACAACTGCTTTTATCTCCATTGTGAGGCTGTGACAACACACCAAAACATAAACTGGTAAAACAAAGCACTTACTATATTATACCATTAGGAAAGTAAAATACAAGAATATGAATATTTTATCGCATACACTTGTGACTCAACAATTATGGAGACACATGCAGAAATCaacaccaaacaaaactaaGAATGCACAATAACTTGTATGAGGATATACCTTACTCAGAAACCACAGAAGAGCAGAACTACCCACAACCAGCACGAAAGAACCGGGAAAACCAGCTCGGAAACACTGGTACAAATCCCATCGTCCCTTGCAAAGCTGGAAGGCTACAAACGGAACGACAGcctccctgcagctcaggagcAGCGTACAACGCTCCTACAGCATCGTTACCGGAAAGCCTCACAGAGGTGCAGCCGCTGCCCTCAGCCGGTGAGGGCCTACCCCGGCCTGCGTGCCCCGCAGCCAGACCCGCCAGAGGCGCCAGGgtgaggggagggctggagTGGGCCGGGCCGGACCCAGCTTAGCTGTGGCGGCCCGCTCGCAAGTCCCAAAGCAtcggggagcagcagcagagctcatccccccccccccgccccgcggcCCTGGCACACCCAGGCCGCCTCAGGGGCTCGCGCAGCAGCCGTTACCGTTACCGTTACTGTTACCGTTGCCGTTCCCGCCGCCTGGCGCCGGATCCGCTGAGGCGAGACCCCGCCCCTAGGAGCTCCGCGCACCGCGATTGGCCCATCCCCCTGTCACTCAGATGCCACGATGTTTACGGAAGTGGCGGCCCGCCGCGGCGGGGCACAGGGGCGGTGTGTCACGTGGTGTGCTCGGGCTCCGCGGATTGGCGCGTGGTGCTGGGGAGCGGGAGAGCGCGGGTTCGAGTCCCACCCCGCAGGGAGGCGTGGCGGGTGGTGGTGTCATGGGGTGCCTTAGAAAGGGGTTGGCAGGAGGGATCGGGTGTGGTGACTTTGCTGTGGCCGCGCTTTTTCCCGGCCCAAGTGTATTCCCGAGTGAAAGATCTGTGTGTGCTCGCAAAGCACCTCCCCATGGGGAGTGCCCGCAGCCCCTGTGGCTGCTCGCTCAGGCTTCCCTTCTCCCAACCTGAGGCTTCCCCTGCCAAAACAGCAGCTTCACAGCCACCAGCACTCCTCCTCTCCACTGCCTTGGGAACAAACCTAAATGTGTTGCGTTCAACCCCCCAATGATGAGGGGCTGGAAAGCAGGTGGTAGAGAATGTTGTGGCAGCTGCAACCGTGGGGATGTTGTGGGGGTGCCAGCCCAgggcccctcaggagcagaaatgCCAGGGGGTGTCCATGCTTGGGAAGGCCTCTGCCAGCTCACCCACTCTCTGTGGGGCTCTTAGAAGAAAACAAGGCtttctttggtgtttttaaattacattttgtgtatgctgcctgcagctcctcatAGGGCCTCTCAGGAAGAAGCAGGAACCTGCTGAGGGCTGCAGTTCTCTGCAGTTTGTGCTGTATCCGTGTGGAAAACCAGAGGCTGGGTGATGTAGAGAAGCCCCCGTAGTGCCAGTGGCTGAGGTGAGacctcccagctcagctttctCTTTGTTACAGCAACTTTGCAGCACGGACTGAGGTGCTGAGcacctgtgctgctctcagctggGGCTGATCCTCATGTGGAGAGCCCCAAAAATGGAGTTTAGGGGATGGAGAGGTGGCCTGAACATTGAGTCACAGGGGGAAGTGAGGGTATTGCAGCTGAGAAATTTGGGAGATGGAGGGTACAATAAATTCACAAGGACATACATTGTAAAATGTTTGCCattgaacaaacaaaacatttttctggatTAATATAAATCACAAGAAAATATTAGCATGTACAATAATGAGCTTCTGTTGAGTTTTTTGGTTAAAACATCTACTTAATAGGATGCTGGATTCTGTTCAGAGCTAATACTCTCACTGATGAATTTTAATCACAGGATTTGTATCTTAaatttgctctgcttttcttggtCTGTGGTAAAGAAAAACTGCTACCTTGGAACTcattctgtttccattttttgcACTGTGTTAACAAGATCCTTTAAAAGCCTCTgtagttctttaaaaatatgtggtAAAGAAACTACAAGGTGAGGAAATACCTGGAAATGAAAGGCAATTCTTTCTCATATTATTTGCACAGAACTGTTATGGATATCCTAGGGTGAAGGGGTGTGGTCAAGTGTTTTTGTAGCTGGTGGGTTAAATTCCCATCAAAATGTTTATATTGCAAGGATTAGAAGGGTTATAATTCAAGGATTATTGCATTATGGGATTTATAGCCCTGGGCTGACAtttcttttaattgctttaaacTTAAAGTCAGTTcgtgaattttaaaataaataatagtatGTAAGTTTGCTCAGGATTTAATGTTTCCTCCAAACTGCGATGGAAGTTAATTTTTTCTGGGTACTGGGCTTTTCCTTGTCCTAATCCCTTTTCTTGCTTCTCACATCGCCACCTAGTGATAAAAGGCGTAAAAAACCCGTGCAGTTGGACTACTTCAGTACAGGAGATGGGAATAAAGTAATTACAATGAATTTGCTGTttgtaattaaagaaaaataatcatataTTTGCCTAAATGGCATGAATAGTTTCAGTTATGAATACTGGCTTCTGAAGGACAGCTAAGAAGTTTTTCTTATGTGCAATGCTGAAAGATCTTGAGGTCTTGTGTTGGTTTCTCTGATGATTTTTCAGGTGAGTCCCAGTTCCAGTTCaatctgtgctgctggggtcACGTTGTGTCTTCACAATTTAGAAGCAGAATATCAATTAAGAGATGTAAGTTTTCCAAACAGGgcagttttcttcagaaaactgcTCTCTGAATTTCTTAACACATTCCCTGCACATTAAGGAAACTCATTTGTCAtctacaaaataaatacaattgaTTTTCATGTGTACCACAGCCTGTTTTCTGGGGTTGTAGAATCACCAGAGCATCACCTCAGTACTTTTACTGAGTAGCCCAGTCCCTGCCACAATGTTTTTAGataatggaaaaattaatatctTGGAaagttcaaattattttaagtggCAGCCTCCATTAGCCACCTCTGTTGGTAGCTACATTCACTACTGATTATTTGCTGTGCTGGTTTCCAACCAATCTGTTGGTTGGCTATTGCTTTGCTCATATTGCAGTTTCTCTGAAGCTTAAGCTCTTCTGGAGATAAGTGCTGTACAGGATTATATGGAAATCCCTTCCATAAAAAAGACCCTTCCTGCTTGGGGTATTCTTCTTTCCCTGAGGTAAGTAATGGGAAACTTGGAGCCTGTGTTTCCCAGGGACTGCTTCCTTTAGCAGTGCAGCATTTGCAAACCCTCTGTGACTCCCAGACTTACTGAGTGttttgctggctcatgtccaaATAATATGCTGGAATTTAccccaactgaaaaaaaaaaaagtaaagctatGAGTTCtaatgcttttgaaataaattttcagcCAGCAAGAAGAGTTTCAGTATTGCAGTGCCTTAGAAGGGACTGTTTTCACCAGCTTACACCAGGAGGGACTCAGTCCATTCACCAAACACAGTTTCATCCCAAACACACATAAATTAAACAAACAGTAAGTTTTATCACCAGAAAGAGCTGCTAGAAGACATAGGGAGGTCCCCAGGTAAGACTGTGCCTGGAGCCTAGAAACTGAATGTGAGGtcatcttcctttctttcattcttttgttctttctctcattctttccctctgttgttgttgttcacaGATAGTATTGCGGGACACTGGTTATCATGCATTTCTCTGCCTCCTATTCCTTGTCAATGGAAGACCATTTCCCTAATTTTAGGAAGAATCCCTGCAAATGGTAAGCCTGTCCAGAAGCCCTGATAGCTGCTGGCTATCTTTGATGTGATTCTTGTCATTTTTGCTATCAATCTGTAGCCAGCAGGAACAGAGAAACTGACCTTAGTATTTAGAATTTCTTAGGAGAATATATTTTAGGATTCTGTTTCAAAGCATATCTCCTCCTATATctcaatttaaaagaaaggttTTTCCAAAACCTTAAAAAGTTTTCTAGAGCAGGTGGGGTTTggatgcatttaattttttttttcagacttttgtTAGTAGTACAACTTCTCTCAGAGGCTGGAATTCATTTCTGTGCAGATGCCTTTTTAAGGAATTAAATTAAGTTTATGAGAGCCTTAATCGTGATTCTGTGTCTTTGTGCAGGCTtgaatttcagagaaaaactgaCTTTCAGACAAAAGAGACCAATGGAGTTAGCATTTAATCTCTTTTTGAAACAGAGCTTTTTGGTTTCATGAGGTTCTGAAATCATGTTCCATATGCAAAAGTTTTCTTTGTGAGTCTTGTAGGCTGGATCATGATTACTGGATGATTTGCATGTTTATGTTGTCTGCAGTACCTTTGGGAGTTCTTGTTGttctttctatttaaaaatcctAACACTTGTTAAAATGTGTAGTTTACTTTGccatttgtgtgtgtgaattAAAATCTTTTATCTTCAGTGTCTGAAGGAGATACAGTCTAACAGCAGAAGAGTAGATGGCTGAATGCAGTTAAGGTTCATTATCATTATTTGAAGATCCcacaatcacagaatggtttgggttggtagggaccttaaaaatcatccagttccaaccccctgccataggcaggaacacctctcactagaccaggttcctcaaagccccatccaacctgaccttgaacacttccaaggagagggcagctacaacttccttgggcagccagtgtctcaccaccctcacagggaagaatttcttcctgtaTTTTGGTCAAGTTTCACTCCAGTAAAACTCAGTTTATTCCATTTCAGAAATGTCCTGGCTGTTCAGTCACAGGGGGTATGAATTACATTCTTCTGTGTTGAGGTGGGAGAATGAGGAGTGAATAGGATTTGAAATTCATCTGATGTGTATATAAGATTGAGAAATTCCTACCCAGTCctggaaatgtttttgtttgaaTAATGTTAAGGCTTAGATAGTGCTGACTGTAATTTGACCACACTGATGTGCTGAGTTTTGAGCAAGTGCAATTCAAGGCATAACCACAGCATCCACAAGAACCACGTAACAAAGATCAAGATTTTTGTGTAATTAGAGGAGAGGTGTTTTATCCtacttttcagaatttttcacCTTCATTTTGATATTCCTTTAACAATTTGCTTTAAGCTTTTGGGTGGTTTCTTTTGTCTTTGTCACAAACCACATACAGTCACTTGGCAGCAGTTCTATAGCTGGAGTACAAACTTTTGCCAGGAAGAATGTGATGAATCATGGTGTGTGACCAGAATAGCTGTGCTATTAGATGGAGTACCACCCATAAAACTGTGCTTAGTTACTCAGATGTATTTGAGACAAGAGAAACAAGGAAAGCCTAGAATAAAATGTAGTGGCAAAAGGATTTATCTACTTGTATAAACTGCATCTGCACTAACTTTTTACCATGATGATATTCCAGAATCTATAACTGCAAAGCCTTTCAGATGTAAACTCAGCCACTGTTTTTGGTCTGTCTTGATCAAGAGGTATTAAAAAACTTTCTTAAAAGCCTTGACTAAAAGGTATTTGATGTATTTTCTTCCATCatatatcagaaaaaaagagaaagtaagTATTTAAACTGTAATGAAGAGAGCACCTGACGGGTTAACCTAAGCTGCATGTACTACAAAGAGAATACCGAAGTATATGCAAATAAACTGACATCcctacaaaataatttcttattgtaccatttatttattatttgactGAGGGAATGAAAGTGTGGTAATCTTGTTTGTAAGGAAGTGGCAATTTACTTACTGTAGCTGTAAAGGTTAGAAAGctattaaattaatttgcataATAAAGTCAGAATAAAAGACCATTTCATCTCAGGGCTAATGGTTCTTCTCCCTGATTTGCTGTTTGAAAGATAACAAAGAACTTTCATCTGAGGTTATTGGTTTTATTCAGATCCTTGTCACCAGGAGAGATACAGATATCAGTACAGTTGCAGACAGATTAGGATTTTGAGGTTTTAACCGGCTGCCAGTGAAGCCAACTATAAAACTTCAGCTGGCTTCAACCCCACAGATTTGTATGCTGAAGGAtcaacagaagaaataatactGCATGAAGAGATAAATCAGAGAAAAAGGGTAAGCAGGTTTGCCTAGAtagacctttaaaaaaaaaaaccaacaaaatttaTTCTAGAGTTGCACATATGGActgaaaaaatgatgaaaaaatcaAATCCTATGGAGAGTTCTTTCATTGATTAAGTAATTAAAATAGAAGACAGTAGGTATTGAACTCAAATccttaattttttctcattactgTGAAATTTGTTCATCTGCTCTCATTCAATGTTCTCCAAGCCTCTTATATTCCTTTGCATCTGCTGGCCTCTTATTCAAGAATTTACCTGTTGTACAGCAATGCTGAATTTAGGGACgatctttttattctttaaattctGGAAATCTTTCAGCATAAGGAGGTGGTGGAttttctgtccctggaggtttttcagaagagcctggatgtggcactcagtgccatggtccgGTAACCACGGCAGAAGTAGGTcaagggttgggcttgatgatctcagaggtccttcccaacccatctgattctgtgataattgAGAATATATGGACAAAAAAACTGTATAAATTACATGTATTGTATCTCAAAAGCACCCAAAAGCAAACTGTAGACCAGCACAAATGCCATCACCCAGTAAGTAATCAAAGATTATCTTCTTAAGtacaaaataactttttattttcttaacaaaaTATATCCACTCTATGTTCTTAGTATAGGTTCAGGTCTTTTTGGATACCAGATGGAGCAGCAGGTCTTTTCCTCCCTCAAACTCTAAAGTTTCCCATCTCCTCTAATATGTGCTTGTTCTGTCCCTTGAGAAATAGCCTTTGAGTTTGC from Heliangelus exortis chromosome 1, bHelExo1.hap1, whole genome shotgun sequence harbors:
- the CCDC82 gene encoding coiled-coil domain-containing protein 82 isoform X2; this translates as MEIKAVVRRYETRNKTAGTRLSSKSRVDWRRTKRELILLDSNDESSCASEEEEPTTSDDEVDEKDGAAVRNVLLDQKKKPQSGEVTEDGEDECIVPGKRKRSNTSVLYDSDESEDSDILVRKVFAKRHCIMDEDEGSEEQQQDKTCPTENVFTNGKQKVFAKLKELARQRATGRSCSSENEDSDGEAETDEESLCRLSLTPPEGSETDGDSMKDFIVDEEENDTEHVRSENQPHQKELHTSDSEFLAYYIPQLSRCDHYIHFQRIIKAFLINAIDDTFLSSLYDGTRQKKYAQDMLLSLHYLDDRFIQPRLENLISRSRWKDRYKERVDCYPDVRIILKNPKNISCQACEMNRYCKFNVLLSGKLYNSRTLEADDFMSDDKQGIGLSSDLSLHVL
- the CCDC82 gene encoding coiled-coil domain-containing protein 82 isoform X1, with the translated sequence MEIKAVVRRYETRNKTAGTRLSSKSRVDWRRTKRELILLDSNDESSCASEEEEPTTSDDEVDEKDGAAVRNVLLDQKKKPQSGEVTEDGEDECIVPGKRKRSNTSVLYDSDESEDSDILVRKVFAKRHCIMDEDEGSEEQQQDKTCPTENVFTNGKQKVFAKLKELARQRATGRSCSSENEDSDGEAETDEESLCRLSLTPPEGSETDGDSMKDFIVDEEENDTEHVRSENQPHQKELHTSDSEFLAYYIPQLSRCDHYIHFQRIIKAFLINAIDDTFLSSLYDGTRQKKYAQDMLLSLHYLDDRFIQPRLENLISRSRWKDRYKERVDCYPDVRIILKNPKNISCQACEMNRYCKFNVLLSGKLYNSRTLEADDFMSDDKQVLKVGTVCANRTRIYHNLKHFKYKLYVDCSSVTELDGVEDEPVKDTVERLFSQLEDSGWIQKRYSVLEDYMNDADNFQEEKMD